DNA from Canis lupus baileyi chromosome 6, mCanLup2.hap1, whole genome shotgun sequence:
CTCATCTCCAAGGGAGCATCTTAGAAAGCAGCAGAGAGCAAGTAGGAGCCAAGGAAACagctccttctgcctgctgccttttttaaagacaaaaatacagCTTGCATACACAAAAGCTGCCCGGGGCCTGAAGATCTGtttattttgcaatttaaaaagaGTGGGAGGCCCACAGCGTTCTCACTGAGCAGAGTCCAAGTGTTACTTGGGCTCTGCACAAGGCCACTGGGCCATCCctgagtggggagcagagagccAGCAGCTTGGGAAGGCTGAAGCAGCAACCAACCCAGCTCTTTCCCAGGGCCCGAGGGACCATTGTTTCCCTCGACCTCTGCGTTGGCAAAATCAATTTGATCCACTGTCCCAGCAACATGTGCTCAGGGGACTGGAGAGCTAGTCTGTGTAGGGCACAAGACCTCAGGCTGATCCTGGTGTCATTTGAATCCGGGTGCCAATTGGTGCCAGATGGTGGCAGAAAAAGTCCTTTGCCTCTCTAAGCCCCTTCCTCTGGCTCGTTAGCACCTGCATTACCTGATGGGGGCAAAGAGGCACCAACACCCCGGTGTGGCCAGGCCCCTGGCGTGGCcgggctcctggtgtggagcAAATACTGGGCAGCTGGAAAGCAGATGCTTCCTAACTACCTCATCTCCGGGggacacccccccaccaccaccattcaTCACAGTTCCGTCTCTGGGAAGAAAATGGTGTTTTGGTTTGGTTGGTGATTGCTATTGTTTCTCAAGGTAAACAGACCAACGTTATCACACCTGTGtagctgaaaaagaagaaaatagcccAAAGCGTTAGTGTGGTGGAAGCCAGCTCGCCCCAGCAGGTGTTCAGTTGTTTTGGCTCAGCCTCTCCCCTGCAGCTAAGCTGTCCAGAGCCCTCCCCACGGTCGGAGGAGTGTGCCTCCCCGGGATGGACCATCCACGGGACCGCCAGCAAATGCTGGCTCTCGTCTAAGCTCTGATCACTTTACCCAGAATCAAACTTTCTAGAACCCTACAAAGGGTGCTGCCCCACTGATGGAAGATTGCACAGTTGTCAGGAAGTTTGTTATTATACCAGAGAGTCAGTACATTCATCTCGTTAGCAGGCAGTAGTAACCTATTCGTGATGGCTTCAGGAAGCCTGTACCCTAAGACCACACCTCCTTTAGAGTTGAGGaggccttccctccccacccaccgATGTTTGCATTTTCCCTGCCAACTGCCTTGTCTGCCTTCCAAGGCCCCTTAGACTGCTAGGTCACCCTCCTCCCTGGCACTCTGCTCTCCACACAGTTTGGTCCGCGCCTATCCTGTGCTCCTTTCCCACCCTCCCCTGCTTCTAAAACCCTACACTGTGCCCTCTGTAATCTACTGCCCATGATCAGTAAAAATCCGTGTATCTTCCACCTATTATCTGGCTGTGTCCTTCACCTTCTTGCTCTAACACAACCAAAATCTCCTCTCAGGGCACCGTGCCCCCTGAGGTCATCCCCAAAGGTGGCAGCTTGTCTCCACAGCCCTGATACTGCTGAACCTGAGTGGGGTAGGCatcctgtttttcacttttactttcagaccattcttcctccctctgccctaaaACCCTCAGCTTTAAACCTCATGGCATCAGACTATTGCACATACTACCCCTCAGTGTTGCTTTAACCCACCACCAACCCCTAGTTCACTTTCCCTCATTCCTTGATGATTTTAGCTCCTGCTTCCCTGTCATTCTCTCCAGGACTATTCCTGTCTCAATTCTTGGGGATTTCACATAGGTGTAAATTATCCTTCCAACATCCCACCCACCCTTCTCTCTTCTTATTTTCTAGGATTTCACTTCTCCAATGATGCTGGCCTCCACTCCACCTCAGCTACTCACTCCCAAAGTTACAACCTTGTCTTTATTCTCTGGTCTTCACATCCTAACCTTCTAACTGTGTGGACCCCTAATACATTGatcttctccctgtccctcaccTCCCTGCTCTTCACCCGTGTTAAGGTTCACTGTCCTTCTTACTCAACTAGAATACAATAGTCGATCATTATAAATCATGCccatgcatgtatatgtatacttttctcctttgtcctctcaattttttaaaagatttatttatttatttgttcatgatagacacacacacacacacacagagaggcagagacacaggcagagggagaagcaggctccatgccaggagcccgacgggactcaatcccgggactccaggatcatgccctgggccaaaggcaggcactaaaccatggagccacccagggatcccccctgtccTCTCAATTTGATAAAACCACCACCCTAAGGATATTCAGCTCTCCATCTCCTCTGCCTTGCACCCTTGTACTTGTACATGGTCTggaaaacacacagacacaaccAAACTAATTGGTTTCACTTGAAAGTCACGCTCGCCATGCTCAAGTGAGCCCTTAATCCTACTGAGCAATTACACTAACCATCCCTGGTTCATTCACTGCCCCAGTGTCCTAAGCTATATCCTACCTTCCGCTCTCCTCACTCCCCTATCACTTCCTCTCTTATCCTCTCAGCTGATTCTTTGCCTCCTGATTCTCTAGGAAAATTGAAGCAATCAGAAAAGAACTTCCAAAAATCCCCATCACCTCATCTACCCACTTAGCATCTCTCCTCTCACTGGCGTCTGTATCTATGCACTCTGCCTTCCACGTGTTGCCATAGGTAACTCTCCTGGCCTCTGTCCAGAGCCAGTCCCTCCCCTCATGCACTAGATCCCATCTCCTCTCAAATGCTCAAGACTGTAATTCTCACCCTCCTCACATCAATGACTACTTTCTATTGTTGCATTTCCATCAGCATAGAAACATATCATTTCTCCCATCTTAAAAGAATAGTTTGTCTTCACCTCCATGTTCAGTTTCTGCCCTATTTCCTGGTCTTTCTTTGAAGCAAACCTTTAATTTGCCTATACTTGTCGCTCCagttctccttctcttttcttttaaacccATCCCAAATAGGTTTTTCTTCTCGCCACTCCAccaaaaactgttcaacaccacCAATGACTCTCTCCTTGCTAAATCCAATGGTAAATTCTCAGCCCTTGTGTTACTTGATTTACCAGATTGTCACATGAAATCACAGTTGATCACCTCCTCTTCGTTGAGTCATCTGCTCTTGGTTTCCAGGACTCCCAACTTCCAAATCTATTTGCTTGTTCTTCTCTCCAACCTTTTAATTTGGAGTGCTCAGTCCTCTTCTTAGTTCATATCAGTTTCCTTGGTGATCTCATCCAGTCTCATAGCATTTATATACCAACAATTCCCAAATGTATATTTCCATCTCATACATTGATCTTAAAATACAAACTCATCTAACTCCCTACTCAACATTTCAGCCCTTATGTCTGCAATACATTTCCCAAACtgattttcttcccccaaatctcCACCCATATTCCCTTTGCCCCAAGCTCAATTGATGACATCTCTACCTTTCAATTTGCTCAGGCCAAAACCCTTTAAGAGTCATTTATGATTCTTCTCTTGTTTTCACACTGCACATCTGTCAGGAAGCCCTTGACTCAACTTTCAAATTATATACAGgatgtgacctttttttttttaaagaatttatttattcatttgacaaagaaagagagagaacataagcaggggaggggcagagggagaagcaggctcccctctgagcagggagtccaatgagggagaagcaggctcccctctgagcagggatcctgggaATCTGGATCATTCATTTACCTCTTTCAAGCCTTTGGTCAAATGTTACTTTTTCCATGAGACCTATCCTGACTCCCTGATCTAATAACTTTTTTTCCCATAGCATTTATAATCATCTACttatgtttattgtctgtctcctcctGCTAGAAGGTGAGCTCTACTAGATCAAGGACCTTTATCCACTTTGTTCATAGATATATTTCAAGCACATAGGACAGTATATAATTAGTGCTCactgaatatttgctgaatgaataaattcctgAGGCCAAACTTCATAAAGTGTGAATGGTGGAAAGTGAGTAGAGATCAGCCTGCATGGACAATAAATATTTTGCTGGATGTTGAGGGTGGGAATAAGGGATATAGGGGATAATGAGGGATTTGAGAAAGCATTAAAAGCCAACTGCCTACCAGTTAGTCTTCAGCCCTGGATGCAATTCAGCTGTTGAAAAGTAAAGGATCAGCCCAAACTGGCAATCAGCCTTAGGCAAGTTCCTGGCTCACGGAGTCTCAGTcacctcaactgtaaaatgaaagtaatacCGTGTATTACACGATTGCTATGAGAAGTAAATAAGATTATGCATAAAAAGTGCCTaatacagtgcctggtacatggtgGGTGCTTGAAAATGTAGCGATCCTAATTTGTCAAATCCCAACATGCTATTTATTTCCTGAATTTATGGGGACCTCGAACAGTATAGTTATTTCTCAAACCACATTTCATCAAGAATTCCAAGACTTTGTTGAATTTCATTAGAAAAAGAAGTATCAATAGCTTCCACAGGATGGCACTGTGTCCCAGCCCGGTTTCCCTGCATCCAGTGTGTTTGAAATACTGTAAGATTGTGTGACTGATGCCCTctgctggcttttctttttcttgacgtTGAGCCTTTGGCTTAGAAGATGTATAATGGCTTCATGCTTCCTTGAACATGCTCAGAATGGATTTCTAAATCCACAATATAAGCCAGCTGCCCAAAGGCTCACTCAAAATTTTATAGCACTGCCATAGCTTATAGGCCTAACACTAATACTAAGTTGGTCACTGCACAGAACCAATGTGCTATCATCGGATCCCTGCACAGCCTTCTAGCTACTGGCAAATCATCTACAAGCCACATCATGCCATAAAAGCAAAGCACACCGGCTGCTCCATAGCCCTATCTTTCCCTGATCCCGTCTATCCCAACTACAAGCCTTGATGCCATTTTGGAGGGACAGGCAAAGCTGCCTCCTCATTCCTCACTTGCCACCACCACCTTCCAACCAGCCTTACCTATTGATTGACAGGAAGCAGAGCTGGGAGAAAGGAGTGCAGAGAGGGAAGGCCTAACAGTTCCCTATGCAAGTATTTGGTTTGGGATTTTAATTCCAACGTTACTGTAAtggcttctcccttcccccacacaCCATAGTATTCTCTGAAAATCTAGTTATGAATAttctgcttgcactctctcagTGTAGCTTAAAGAGACTGACCACATCACTGTACTGTAATGAGTAACCTTCCCAACAACTGTCACACCAGGTCACACCCATTATTAGCTAGGCCCGCATCCCTGTGCCAGCAGCAACCCAAAGCAGCATGCTGTAAGTGAGCCCCATCGTCCCCTAGTAGTACCAGTAAGAGCTTGGGATTTCTTAACACTTTCTTACAAAACATTTAtggcttatttgtattttttcccaaaaCTTTTTGGAATCTATTTATATTCTTGGTCTGGGAAACTTCCTGGAGTTACATGcagaaaattgtatttttgtcTTCAACTTGCTCTGCTTAAATTTCAAAGGGTGTCCTCTCCTCTACCTCATGACTTAGTGAACAAATTAACATTCATTTTGACCCTTTTCAGTTTTATAGGTGATGACTGTGTATCTCTGTTGAGACTTCTTCCAGGCTGTGATGGTTCAATTCTCTCATCTGTTTTCATAGGGCAGTCCTTCTCTGTGGttaccattttgattttttaattatccTTCTGTGATCCATTTCTAATTCCACTATAGCTTGGTGATGAGGCAACTGATTCTGCACAACAAATTCTAAGTACAAAAGCACTAGATTTTGTTTAGATCTCAATACCCTTCTAGATTATGCCCAGAATTTGGAGCCAATGTCCTCCAGACATATTTGAAACACTTTAACCTAATTGCCATCTCAGGCACCTCAAACCTCATGTGtcccattcttatttttctatctaCTTCACCTCCAAACCTGTTCTCACTTTTTTCATGGAATGGAACACAAATCCACTCAAGGCAGAGGCCCCACTCATCCACTAGTCCCTTCCATTTCCCAACACAAGTCTCCCAAGATCTCAATCTAGCCAAGACCCTCATCTCCATgcccaccatcatcaccaccctTAGTCCAGATGGCCACTCTTCACTATTGCCACAGAGCCTCTGAAATTCAGCCTGAAAACTGCtgccagaattttatttatatatatgcataaaagtGTTTGGTGGGAATCTTATGTCCCTTTTCAAAATCTCTTTAATTTGCATTGACTATAGTATAGGGTAATTCAAAGTATTCAGCACTTTCAAACCTCAAGCCCTCTCCCTATGACCCATCTATTCTGTGGTTCTGTCCATCTTCAGGATGCATCTAGCCTCTGCACACTTTGAATGTACTGCTCACTCTGGTTGGAATATCGTTCTCGCCGCCTTTCTACCTGAAATGAGTTGGCTGCCCCACCCTTATACCCTCACATCCAGCCCTCAACTCCCCATGCCCCTGCCAACTGCACACTGAACAACCACCACCAAACTGAATAGGATCAGGCCTtgggggggtcggggggagggTGGGCTCCAAATACTATATTCAGTGTGATGGAGAAGAGCTGAAAATGACAGCACAGGCACATTAATTCATCCCACTGAAACTATTCTTGAAAGTGGTTCAAATCTGGAGAACTTTCTGCTTATCAACATGGATACAGTTGCTACGTGAGTTTCCTAAATAATCAGAAACCCATTCAAATAAGGCAAATGTACTAAAATATAACCCCAAAGCACACAATTTTACCCATTCTTCAGCCACTAACACCTGGCCCTGTTCCTGATCTGAACCATGGAAGTACGAGCCAATTTGGGCCATTCTCAAGGCATGAAGAAGCCACTTCTGACCTAGGCAGTAGTTGGACGTTTCAAGCTCAAGTCAGTTTCCAAGATCCCTCTCTCCCCATGAGCCAGTGTCCTTGGAATTTCAAAAGCCATCTCACTGGCCTCAGGGAGAACTACCCATTCTAACGAAACACCATACTCATCAGtacaaattaaaatcagaaaaagaatgaagtgacaAAGCTCACAATATTAGTTCACAGTCCTGTTCAAGACATTTTTTGAGAAATCCATGTTCAGAGAAACTAGAAGTAGAACTCTTTAGGAAAACTACTGACAAAATTTCTGACATGACTTGCCCCAAATGAATGATTTCATGAGATACCAACTACTCTGGGAGGGGACCTGAATGCATTTTGTACTTTGTCTTCTTCAAGTCTTCCTACAGATCAACTTGATAACAGCAACAGCTGACACAAATGTAGTGCTACTTGTCCAGTGTTCTTCAGAGCACTTTGCATAGATTTAATTATCACAATTCTAGAGGTAAATACCTCCattcccactttatagatgaaaaacCTGAGACATAGAGCAATTGCATAACTAGCCCAAATTCCAATCATCTACTCCCTCTGTAGATAAGCTGGGTTGCTCCCAATGACCTGCAGTATAAAACTCAAATTCCTGAGTATTCAGACCCATTACTCAAACCTCCCGTTCCAACTTTTCCTCAAATTCCCATAATCCTAAACTCCGATAAAACACTTTCCCACCTTTGTGCTTGCCCTGAGAATGCACATGGCACAACGGCAGCCACATGTTGCACCCAAGTATGGCTTTTGTCCTGATATAAATTGGGCAATATTTACAGGTCAGATTTCACATTAAAAGACACAtttgtggggcacttgggtggctcagtggttgagcatctgcctttggctcgggttgtgatcccaggtcctgggatcaagtcctgcatccccacagggagcctgcttctcactctgcctatgtctgcctctctccctgtgtctctcatgaataaataaataaaataaaataaaaaatcacatttgCAGCTATTGAGATTTCATTTAGGATCTTACTCAGAATTCTAAAGATCTGAAGCTAGGACTGATTTCCAGCTAGAAACCCTCAGCTGGAGCAGAGTAGTGGCTGCCTTCACTGGTCGGGCACACTCCATCCAGCATTCACTTCCCATTAGTCTCATAAAGTCAGCCAGCTTCACTTGTTCACATTAATGACCTGGTTCCTAATGACCTTTGCCACTTTGCCCTAAACCTGAATCCCACCTGAAACCACAGACCAAGCTCAAATGCTATCTCCTCTGGCAAATGTTTCCTAATTATTCCAATTGTGGTCTCCAGCTTCTTTGAATTCCCCTAGCATTCTGATTATGTATCACAACACACCACACTCTCCTTTGGACTTAAGTGTGTACATGCTTCACTAAAACTAATAGAAACTCTGAGTCAAGGTTAAGTGACCAATTCTGGGATCTAAGGCAATAACACAACACAGAATCCAGGATTCTAGGACCTGAGCTCTAGATAAATAAAGGTAGAGAGAAGTGACtttacacataaacacatatattttcattctcttttcactCTTCATGCCCCTTCTGTCAGCCTTCTTACAGAAAAGTCATGAGACAACTTAatggatgttatttttttaataaatagaagcCACACCACTTCATTTGTTACAGCAAATGAGAGGCAAGAATTGAGGAGGGCCCCAGAAAGCATTTTCATCCACAAAATAACAGAAAGGACAAGCATCTTCACCACCCATGCCTTTGGTTAGTTCTTTCTTTTGACTGCTGTTCCCCTACCCACATCAGTATGTTGTTTCCAGGATGGGACTGTCTTCGAGTCTTCTACTAGTTGGGAGGCTAGTCTATCAGCTTGCCTTAATAACAGAATGGAAGTTTCTAACTTAGCTGAGAAACCTGGACAGGTCTTCTTTGATTTCAGCCTCATCCCAAGGCCcatgaatgttttctttaaaaagctgcAGGCGAATGAGGTAGAAAGGGCAGAGACAAGAGATGGAAACCAGCAGAATGGCAAAGAGGATGGCTCCCACAGCACTAATGGACAGTAAACCTCCCAAGGCTGAAAATGCGAAAAGCAACGTGACTCCCACGTAGCTGCATGGAGTACATGCCTTCAGTTTCTTCTGTAACATGGGCCACAGGGCAAAAATCTGGATGGCAAATGTCACCATGATGAAAGCATGCAGGGACCGGGGCAGGCGCGACGCCAGGCAGACAGAGGCAAAAATGGCCATGTTCAAGGACAGTGTGCTGGATACAATGGCAGCGTTGGCGCCATAGTCAAAGAAAATGAGGTGGCCCAAGAGCATAAAGACCGACATGGCATAGATGGTATCGGTGCTGACAGACTCTGTCAGGGTCTTCAGCACTGGCGAAAAACCATATGTGAAAGTAATGAAAACGAGGGCACTCTTCAAGTCAGCCCACCGGGTCCGCCCGCTCTTTTTCCGTCCTTCACCTCCATCGATGAGATCAAACAAAACATAGCCAATCAGTGAAGAAGCCAGGCCAGTCCCAAAAAGCCAGTGGGGCGCCAGGAGGCCCTCATCCATGTACCACCAGATAACCACAAAAACACAAACGCTGCACAGCTGCTGTACCACCACACTGGACTCAAATACCACAGCCCAGTACTGGTACTTCCGGGCGTAGATGTTTTTCCGGAGCTCTTCCAGGAAACGCCGGTCCACATAGTTATCAGGAAAGGGCTGCCGCTCATACAAGACCTTCTGCCACTTGATCTCCTTTGTGTCAGTTACAGGTTGGGCACACATTATCCCCTCCTTCAAATTCAGGCCAGTTTGAGCTCCCTTCCAGAAGTCCAGGTGGTTCTTGTTCTTTACACAGTTTTGCAATAAGACCTCTCTGGAAGTTCCATGCTGTGTTGCGGTTCAAAGTGTACCGACCTTCCCTTGCTTTCAAAGGCAGCAACCCGGACGAGGCCTCAACTCGAAGAGTTTGTTCCCGGAGGCAGGACGATGCAGCCAAGTTCCTGGAAAATGAGAGACTATGAACCTAGGAAAGCTGTCAAAGGTCAAGGGAAGGACTGAG
Protein-coding regions in this window:
- the PIGC gene encoding phosphatidylinositol N-acetylglucosaminyltransferase subunit C encodes the protein MCAQPVTDTKEIKWQKVLYERQPFPDNYVDRRFLEELRKNIYARKYQYWAVVFESSVVVQQLCSVCVFVVIWWYMDEGLLAPHWLFGTGLASSLIGYVLFDLIDGGEGRKKSGRTRWADLKSALVFITFTYGFSPVLKTLTESVSTDTIYAMSVFMLLGHLIFFDYGANAAIVSSTLSLNMAIFASVCLASRLPRSLHAFIMVTFAIQIFALWPMLQKKLKACTPCSYVGVTLLFAFSALGGLLSISAVGAILFAILLVSISCLCPFYLIRLQLFKENIHGPWDEAEIKEDLSRFLS